In one Perca fluviatilis chromosome 7, GENO_Pfluv_1.0, whole genome shotgun sequence genomic region, the following are encoded:
- the LOC120561656 gene encoding meiotic recombination protein REC8 homolog isoform X1, translating into MFYYPTVLKRHTGCFSTIWLVATKGIRVTRRDFLKVNVQSTCDDIMSYVLEQVPPPQPGLPRPRFSLYLSSQLQYGVILVYHRQCAILLAELQSIVGYLLKQRASQKIDMDEHGRQALDYPDALSLLEETEGALDPLFGVMYMGKAMPSPNTLIQMGQEYPRESSPEHPEMTSPASAAAPDSGITATPEAITLRETEPLTIPIAEFEGEELIDQHPETIDFLLAQTDTFPEGDLEMPREDVTPGEQEAEMERGGSEEDLEKQRTKELTGSSIELQPTTLSSEHATLLPQEEPDLAVEKPGPPSDQVTPVSVPVLPSPPSAVEERQRRTLQSEDVLPPERRRRRRRTRQLIFFDPETQIPQEELQQQIDNPLFETRRPLFAPPPSHRMRPAAELLENPCLPFLPEEVLFLWRRAATIRPLSGLDQQVGQRGPESTDSEKEREREMAEAAEREEGKLELLTEVPRDVAESEKLDISEHGSLPLEGSDQREASREIISPMFTPEKEWSAVSRSVSTLQDIPEAVDELLGRAAAEFPPGLLLDFPEHGEEPLLFQSLLPPEVDRRTVSNIFQRLLETLSARKLRAEQDEPYGDILILPGANYEEGNLNL; encoded by the exons atgttttacTACCCTACAGTTTTGAAGCGGCATACAGGATGTTTTTCTACAATCTG GCTGGTTGCTACAAAAGGCATCAGAGTTACTCGCCGGGATTTCCTAAAAGTCAACGTCCAAAGCACCTG TGATGACATCATGAGCTACGTGCTGGAGCAGGTACCACCCCCTCAGCCTGGTCTGCCACGACCTCGCTTCTCCCTCTACCTCTCCTCCCAGCTCCAGTATGGCGTCATCCTCGTCTATCACCGCCAGTGTGCTATTCTCCTTG CTGAACTTCAGTCCATCGTGGGCTATCTGTTAAAACAGAGGGCATCCCAGAAAATTGATATGGATGAGCACGGCAG ACAAGCCCTGGACTACCCTGATGCCCTGTCTCTCCTGGAGGAGACAGAAGGAGCTCTTGACCCTTTATTCGGAGTGATGTACATGGGAAAGGCCATGCCCAGTCCTAATACACTGATACAG aTGGGTCAGGAGTATCCGAGAGAAAGCTCTCCTGAGCATCCTGAAATGACCAGTCcagcttctgctgctgcaccaGACAGTG GCATAACTGCAACTCCAGAAGCCATTActctgagagagacagagcctCTCACTATCCCTATTGCAGAG TTTGAGGGTGAGGAGCTTATCGATCAGCATCCAGAGACAATTGACTTCCTCTTGGCCCAAACGGATACCTTTCCAGAAG GAGATTTGGAGATGCCAAGAGAAGATGTGACACCAGGAGAGCAAGAGGCGGAGATGGAAAGGGGCGGAAGTGAGGAAGACCTGGAGAAACAGAGAACAAAAGAGCTCACAGGATCCTCTATCGA ATTACAGCCCACCACTCTGTCCAGTGAGCACGCCACGTTGTTGCCTCAGGAAGAGCCAGACCTGGCCGTGGAGAAGCCTGGACCCCCCTCAGACCAGGTCACCCCCGTCTCTGTGCCCGTCCTCCCCTCCCCACCATCTGCAGTGGAGGAACGTCAAAGACGAACTCTACAGTCAGAG GATGTGCTGCCtccagagaggaggaggaggaggaggaggacgaggcaGCTGATCTTCTTTGACCCGGAGACGCAGATCCCccaggaggagctgcagcagcagatagACAACCCTCTGTTTGAGACCAGACGTCCACTGTTCGCACCGCCTCCTTCTCACAGGATGCGCCCCGCTGCTGAGCTCCTCGAGAATCCCTGCCTGCCCT TCTTGCCTGAAGAGGTGTTGTTTCTATGGAGACGGGCTGCGACCATTAGGCCTCTCTCAGGCTTGGACCAGCAGGTTGGGCAGAGAGGGCCCGAGTCCACCGACTCTGAAAAGGAAAGAGAGCGCGAGATGGCTGAGGCCGCCGAAAGAGAAGAGGGGAAACTTGAGCTCCTGACGGAG gTCCCCAGAGATGTGGCAGAATCAGAGAAGTTGGATATTTCAG aacATGGTTCACTGCCGTTGGAGGGCTCCGACCAAAGGGAGGCGTCTCGAGAGATCATCTCCCCTATGTTCACACCCGAGAAAGAATG GTCCGCTGTCTCCAGGTCTGTTTCTACACTGCAGGACATCCCAGAGGCGGTGGACGAGTTGCTGGGGAGAGCTGCAGCAGAGTTTCCTCCTGG GCTGCTGCTGGATTTTCCCGAGCATGGAGAAGAACCTTTGCTGTTTCAGTCTCTTCTGCCACCAGAGGTCGACCGCAGAACTGTCAGCAACATTTTTCAGAGGCTCCTGG AGACTTTATCGGCCAGGAAACTACGTGCGGAGCAGGACGAGCCTTATGGTGACATATTAATATTACCTGGAGCCAACTACGAAGAGGGGAATCTGAATTTGTGA
- the LOC120561656 gene encoding meiotic recombination protein REC8 homolog isoform X2 has product MFYYPTVLKRHTGCFSTIWLVATKGIRVTRRDFLKVNVQSTCDDIMSYVLEQVPPPQPGLPRPRFSLYLSSQLQYGVILVYHRQCAILLAELQSIVGYLLKQRASQKIDMDEHGRQALDYPDALSLLEETEGALDPLFGVMYMGKAMPSPNTLIQMGQEYPRESSPEHPEMTSPASAAAPDSGITATPEAITLRETEPLTIPIAEFEGEELIDQHPETIDFLLAQTDTFPEGDLEMPREDVTPGEQEAEMERGGSEEDLEKQRTKELTGSSIELQPTTLSSEHATLLPQEEPDLAVEKPGPPSDQVTPVSVPVLPSPPSAVEERQRRTLQSEDVLPPERRRRRRRTRQLIFFDPETQIPQEELQQQIDNPLFETRRPLFAPPPSHRMRPAAELLENPCLPFLPEEVLFLWRRAATIRPLSGLDQQVGQRGPESTDSEKEREREMAEAAEREEGKLELLTEVPRDVAESEKLDISGPLSPGLFLHCRTSQRRWTSCWGELQQSFLLGCCWIFPSMEKNLCCFSLFCHQRSTAELSATFFRGSWRLYRPGNYVRSRTSLMVTY; this is encoded by the exons atgttttacTACCCTACAGTTTTGAAGCGGCATACAGGATGTTTTTCTACAATCTG GCTGGTTGCTACAAAAGGCATCAGAGTTACTCGCCGGGATTTCCTAAAAGTCAACGTCCAAAGCACCTG TGATGACATCATGAGCTACGTGCTGGAGCAGGTACCACCCCCTCAGCCTGGTCTGCCACGACCTCGCTTCTCCCTCTACCTCTCCTCCCAGCTCCAGTATGGCGTCATCCTCGTCTATCACCGCCAGTGTGCTATTCTCCTTG CTGAACTTCAGTCCATCGTGGGCTATCTGTTAAAACAGAGGGCATCCCAGAAAATTGATATGGATGAGCACGGCAG ACAAGCCCTGGACTACCCTGATGCCCTGTCTCTCCTGGAGGAGACAGAAGGAGCTCTTGACCCTTTATTCGGAGTGATGTACATGGGAAAGGCCATGCCCAGTCCTAATACACTGATACAG aTGGGTCAGGAGTATCCGAGAGAAAGCTCTCCTGAGCATCCTGAAATGACCAGTCcagcttctgctgctgcaccaGACAGTG GCATAACTGCAACTCCAGAAGCCATTActctgagagagacagagcctCTCACTATCCCTATTGCAGAG TTTGAGGGTGAGGAGCTTATCGATCAGCATCCAGAGACAATTGACTTCCTCTTGGCCCAAACGGATACCTTTCCAGAAG GAGATTTGGAGATGCCAAGAGAAGATGTGACACCAGGAGAGCAAGAGGCGGAGATGGAAAGGGGCGGAAGTGAGGAAGACCTGGAGAAACAGAGAACAAAAGAGCTCACAGGATCCTCTATCGA ATTACAGCCCACCACTCTGTCCAGTGAGCACGCCACGTTGTTGCCTCAGGAAGAGCCAGACCTGGCCGTGGAGAAGCCTGGACCCCCCTCAGACCAGGTCACCCCCGTCTCTGTGCCCGTCCTCCCCTCCCCACCATCTGCAGTGGAGGAACGTCAAAGACGAACTCTACAGTCAGAG GATGTGCTGCCtccagagaggaggaggaggaggaggaggacgaggcaGCTGATCTTCTTTGACCCGGAGACGCAGATCCCccaggaggagctgcagcagcagatagACAACCCTCTGTTTGAGACCAGACGTCCACTGTTCGCACCGCCTCCTTCTCACAGGATGCGCCCCGCTGCTGAGCTCCTCGAGAATCCCTGCCTGCCCT TCTTGCCTGAAGAGGTGTTGTTTCTATGGAGACGGGCTGCGACCATTAGGCCTCTCTCAGGCTTGGACCAGCAGGTTGGGCAGAGAGGGCCCGAGTCCACCGACTCTGAAAAGGAAAGAGAGCGCGAGATGGCTGAGGCCGCCGAAAGAGAAGAGGGGAAACTTGAGCTCCTGACGGAG gTCCCCAGAGATGTGGCAGAATCAGAGAAGTTGGATATTTCAG GTCCGCTGTCTCCAGGTCTGTTTCTACACTGCAGGACATCCCAGAGGCGGTGGACGAGTTGCTGGGGAGAGCTGCAGCAGAGTTTCCTCCTGG GCTGCTGCTGGATTTTCCCGAGCATGGAGAAGAACCTTTGCTGTTTCAGTCTCTTCTGCCACCAGAGGTCGACCGCAGAACTGTCAGCAACATTTTTCAGAGGCTCCTGG AGACTTTATCGGCCAGGAAACTACGTGCGGAGCAGGACGAGCCTTATGGTGACATATTAA
- the clk2b gene encoding dual specificity protein kinase CLK2b, which yields MGKTELCSLYKGFLDCICLCLSRSSNEAAGDNERDTENGHLIYKSGDILKDRYEIIDTLGEGTFGKVVQCLDHSRGGGGIALKIIKNLDKYREAAKLEINVLEKISERDPDNRHHCVQMLDWFNYYGHVCITFELLSLSTFDFLKANNFLPYPVNQIRHMAHQICDAVSFLHDNKLTHTDLKPENILFVNSGYSLVYNAEKKCNERRINDTTVRLVDFGSATFDHEHHSALISTRHYRAPEIILELGWSHPCDVWSIGCILFEYYAGFTLYQTHDNKEHLAMMESIQGPVPQRMIQTSRKQKYFHRGRLDWNQWSKAGRYVKAKCKPLRKYLLSHGTEHHQLFYLLERMLEYEPSTRISLSSALCHPFFLPLHHPGRSQTWRNSCDLSK from the exons ATGGGAAAGACAGAGCTGTGCTCTCTCTACAAGGGTTTTCTGGACTGTATTTGCCTCTGCCTCTCT CGGAGCAGCAATGAGGCTGCAGGCGACAATGAGAGGGACACTGAGAATGGCCACCTGATCTACAAAAGCGGGGACATCCTCAAAGACAGAT ATGAGATAATTGACACTTTAGGTGAGGGAACCTTTGGGAAGGTGGTGCAATGTTTGGACCACAGCAG aggaggaggtggaatTGCTCTGAAGATCATTAAGAACTTGGATAAATATAGAGAAGCAGCCAAACTGGAAATCAATGTTCTGGAGAAGATCAGCGAAAGAGATCCAGATAACAGACA TCACTGTGTGCAGATGCTGGACTGGTTTAACTACTACGGCCACGTGTGCATCACTTTTGAGCTGCTGTCTCTCAGCACCTTTGACTTCTTGAAAGCAAACAACTTCCTGCCTTATCCCGTTAACCAGATCCGACACATGGCCCACCAGATCTGCGACGCTGTCAGCT TTCTCCATGACAACAAGCTGACTCACACAGACCTGAAGCCTGAGAACATCCTCTTTGTCAACTCAGGCTACTCCCTCGTATACAACGCTGAGAAG AAGTGCAATGAGCGGAGAATAAATGACACCACAGTGCGGCTTGTCGACTTTGGCAGCGCTACTTTTGACCACGAACACCACTCTGCCCTCATCTCTACACGGCACTACCGAGCTCCAGAGATCATACTGG AGTTGGGTTGGAGTCACCCATGTGATGTGTGGAGTATCGGCTGCATCCTGTTTGAATACTACGCAGGCTTCACACTGTACCAG ACTCATGACAATAAGGAGCATCTTGCTATGATGGAGAGCATACAGGGACCAGTTCCTCAGAGAATGATTCAAACGAGCAG AAAGCAAAAGTATTTCCACCGTGGGCGTCTCGACTGGAATCAGTGGTCCAAGGCCGGACGCTACGTGAAAGCCAAGTGCAAACCATTAAGG AAGTACTTGTTATCTCACGGCACAGAACACCACCAGTTGTTTTACCTCTTAGAGAGGATGCTGGAGTATGAGCCCTCCACACGcatctctctttcctctgcCCTGTGTCACCCCTTCTTCCTGCCTCTTCATCATCCAGGAAGGAGTCAAACCTGGAGGAACAGCTGTGATTTGAGCAAATGA